The sequence GTGCGATAGCCGCGAAGTTCCCCGAGCACATTGTGGCATCGAGTTGGCAAACGATCGTCGTAAAGCACAACCATGGCGTGGCAAAGATTGGTATCGATGCTGTGGACGGCTTTACCCAGGCTGAGGTCGGCGCGCTCGTTGCAGCATCTGACTCAACCGAAGAGCTACTGGCGGCGCTGCGTGAGGCAGGCCACGAAATCAGCGACGTACACTGAGTAACACGAAGTAATAATCAGTAAGCAACCGAAAAGGAGCACACTATGGCACGGCAACACATTCACGGCCAGCCCGACAACGACGATGGCGACTTTACCGACGACGGGCTGACCAGTGGGCAGGCCCAGATTAACACGGCTGGCACCGACGACCTGCTCGACGAGATTGACGGACTGCTAGAAACAAACGCTGAGGAGTTCGTGCGCTCTTTTGTACAGAAGGGCGGCCAGTAAGCGGTGAGCACAGTCTTTGCGCGGCGCATCATGGGCGTTGAAACCGAATTTGGGATAACCGCCACCATCGACGGGAGGCCCGTGTTGGGGCCTGAAGAGGTAGCGCGCTACCTGTTTCGGCCGATTGTGGCGAAATACCAATCCTCAAATATTTTCTCCCTTTCGGCCGCGCGTTTGTACCTGGATGTGGGCAGCCACCCCGAGTACGCTACTGCGGAATGTGACAGTCTCACCCAGCTTCTCAATCACGATAAGGCGGGGGAGAGGATCTACCATGACCTTGCGCTTCAGGCAGAGCAGGCGCTTGCCGACGACAATATCGGCGGGTCTGTGTACTTGTTTAAGAACAACGTGGATTCGGCCGGTAACTCCTATGGGGCCCATGAGAACTATCTGATCAGCCGAGACATGGTGCTGAAATCTTTTGGCAAGCAGCTGCTGCCGTTTATGATTACCCGCCAGCTGATTTGTGGGGCGGGCCTGATCAAGGAGGGCCGTTTCGTGCTCTCGCAGCGCGCAGACCAGGTGTGGGAGGGTGTCTCCTCGGCCACGACCCGCACGCGTCCGATCATTAACACCCGTGATGAACCTCACGGTGATTCGCACCGGTTCCGCCGGATGCACGTCATCGCCGGTGACTCGAACATGGCCGAACCCACGTTTGCTCTCAAGGTAGGTTCGACGCTGCTGGTCATCGAGATGCTTGAGGCCGGCTTCGCTCTACCGGACTTTGAGCTGGCCAACGCGATTAAGCACGTGCGTGACATCGCTGATGACCCCACAGGGGCCACGCCCCTGACATTGAAGGATGGCTCGACAGTCACGGCGTTGGAGGTGCAGCGGGCAATTTGGGCGTCGGCACGTGCCTGGTGTGACGCCCGCCCCGACGAGGGTACCCCAAATGAGGAGATGGTGCGCGTAGTAGATCTGTGGGGGCGCGTGCTCGACGCGATTGAGACGCAGGATTTCAGCGCGGTGGATACCGAAATCGACTGGGTGATTAAAAAGAAGCTGCTCGACGCCTACCGCGCGAAACTCACAGAAGGCTACGAGCACCCGAAGCTGCAGCAGATCGATCTGGCATATCACGATATCCACCCCGAGCGCAGCCTATTCTACCTGCTGCAACGTAAAGGTTTGGTGGCGCGGTGGACAACTGATGAAGCAATCGACGAGGCCACCCGCCATGCGCCACACACCACCCGTTCCGCGCTGCGCGAGCGGTTCCTGCGTGCCGCCGACGAGCTGGACGCCAGCATTTCTGTGGATTGGGTGCAGATGAAAGTCGATCGACCCGAGCCGCGCACGGTTGAGCTGAAAGACCCATTTGCTAACGAGGACGAGCGTGTCGACGATCTGATCGCCTACATGCACGCCCACCACCAGTAGAGAGAAAAGAAGGAAGGCTAAGCACCGTGACGACTGATGACGATGTGGTGGCACGCCTCACCAATCTCACGTTTGCGCTGCTTGGCGCCGAAACTCCGCGCACGCAGGACTGGGTGCGCCGCCATGTTGCCGGCTATGAAAACAAGACTGATCAGGCGTTCCAGCGCATGATTCAACGCGACGTGGCCTCCATCCGGCGCGCAGGGGTTCCTGCACGCAGCGAGAACGGCTTGGTGTGGGTGGATCAAGACACTTACGAACTCCCACCGATCGAGTTTACTGAGGCGGAGGCGACAGTCCTCGGTCTCGCTGGTGATCTGGGGCACTCCAGCAGCCTCGGAGCCTTTGCGCGCTCAGGGTGGACCAAACTGGCGGCCTCTGGGGCCACACGCAATTTCGATGATGCACCTTTTGCAGACATGGATAATGACGTGCTGCGGTTATCCGCAGAGCTCGTCAACGCCGTGACCGCGTGCATTCGTAGCTCCACGCGGATGAGTTTCGACTATCGGCCCAGCCCCACCAGTGATCCGCAGCGCCGCGTGATGGACCCGTGGGGCATCGTCGCACTCAATAACCGGGCGTACATCGTGGGTTGGGACGTGGAACGCGGAGCCGAGCGCAGCTTTCGCGCCATCCGTGTCAGCCAAGTACGAAAAGTACGTTCCGACGAGTTCATCTCCACCGAACGAGACCTCCAAGATGTGGTAGAGGAATCGCTGCGTGGGCCCACAACAACCGCCACCGTGCAGGTTTCCGGCCCGGTCCCCGAGCTCACTGAGCTCATTGAGCAGGGGGTACCCGGTGACGAGCACGGCGAGCATTGGATATTTGAAAACGTCGAGCGTGATTGGCTAGTACGTACTATTGCAAGCTACGGCGACGAAGTGATCGTCGTTAAGCCTGACGACGTACGCGCCGACGTCATCGCATTATTGGAGGCCGCACGTGAAAGATAGCCCCGAAAAGATTACTGACCTGGTACGTTCGCTGAACCTCGTGCCGTACCTGCGACAACATCCCGATGCATCGGTGATGGAGATCGCGCGAGATCTAGGCCTAACCCCACAGGAAGTGATGGGAGCACTGAACCGGCTGCACGTCTCCGGGGTGGGCAAAGGCCCTGGCGAAATGATCGACCTCGTGGCGGAATGGTCCGGGGTGACAGTCATCGACGACCAAGGGTTGGACAAACCACTGCGATTGACACCTACGGAGGCGAACGCGCTATTGCTGACTCTGGAGACCCTCGAAACAATCCCCGGGCTGATCGACCAGAAGGCAGTCACCTCGGCGGCCGCAAAGATCAGGGACGTCGTAAATTCTCCGGGTGTGACTGACATCATTGCAGATAGTGACCCCGGTCCAGCCGCCGTGATCAGCCAGGCGCTTGCTGGCAAACGACAGCTGAACCTTGAGTACTATTCGCCCTCGTCAAATACTACGCGAACCCGGCAGGTCAGCCCCGACAATCTCTTTCACCGCGATGGCCAAACCTACCTGCGCGCATGGGAAAACGGGGAGCAAAAAACTTTTCGCTTGGACCGGGTGCGCCAGGCGGCCCTCATCGATGAACCAGCGGTAGCCGAAACTGGTCGGTTTGATGCAAATGACCCCTTCGGCTTTGGCGACAAGCAGGTCGCCGAACTTCTGATCGCCCCCGAGGCAACCTGGCTTGTGGACTATTGGGAGATCGAACTAGGTCAGCGCAGTAGCACTGCGGGTGATCGCGGCTGGTGGCATGCAACCATGCCCTTTGGCTCACCAGAATGGCTTATTCGCTTCGCGCTGAGTCAAGCCGATCGCGTCAGAGTAGTATCCCCGCAAGCAATTGCGGAAGAGATCGCTCACCGAGCGGATTCGGCGCGCAGGCGTTATGATCGTGCGAACAGCCCTGATTAGCTGCTAAGTTGGTTAATCAAACGCCAAAGCTAACATTTCGAAAGGTCTCACTACAATGCCAAACGTCGGTTGGGTGGAATTCATACTCATCCTCGTCGTCATCCTGCTCCTCTTCGGCGCAAAGAAGCTGCCGGATCTGGCACGTTCGATGGGACGATCCGCGCGTATCTTCAAATCTGAAGTTAAGGAGATGCAGGACGATAACGAGCAGCCCCAACAACAAAGTCAGCTCACCCAGGCCCAGCAGGAGCAAGACTTCTGGGACCGACCAGAAAACCAGCCGACTGCGCACCCAGAGCAGCTCCCTCAACAGCAGAACCCTCAGAACCAGTAGTCAGGATCCGTGGCTGAGAAGAAGTTCCGCAGCACAAAGAAGAAAAAGCCAAAGAACCACGACGGCACGATGGC comes from Corynebacterium cystitidis and encodes:
- a CDS encoding ubiquitin-like protein Pup, which gives rise to MARQHIHGQPDNDDGDFTDDGLTSGQAQINTAGTDDLLDEIDGLLETNAEEFVRSFVQKGGQ
- the pafA gene encoding Pup--protein ligase, with translation MGVETEFGITATIDGRPVLGPEEVARYLFRPIVAKYQSSNIFSLSAARLYLDVGSHPEYATAECDSLTQLLNHDKAGERIYHDLALQAEQALADDNIGGSVYLFKNNVDSAGNSYGAHENYLISRDMVLKSFGKQLLPFMITRQLICGAGLIKEGRFVLSQRADQVWEGVSSATTRTRPIINTRDEPHGDSHRFRRMHVIAGDSNMAEPTFALKVGSTLLVIEMLEAGFALPDFELANAIKHVRDIADDPTGATPLTLKDGSTVTALEVQRAIWASARAWCDARPDEGTPNEEMVRVVDLWGRVLDAIETQDFSAVDTEIDWVIKKKLLDAYRAKLTEGYEHPKLQQIDLAYHDIHPERSLFYLLQRKGLVARWTTDEAIDEATRHAPHTTRSALRERFLRAADELDASISVDWVQMKVDRPEPRTVELKDPFANEDERVDDLIAYMHAHHQ
- a CDS encoding helix-turn-helix transcriptional regulator; amino-acid sequence: MTTDDDVVARLTNLTFALLGAETPRTQDWVRRHVAGYENKTDQAFQRMIQRDVASIRRAGVPARSENGLVWVDQDTYELPPIEFTEAEATVLGLAGDLGHSSSLGAFARSGWTKLAASGATRNFDDAPFADMDNDVLRLSAELVNAVTACIRSSTRMSFDYRPSPTSDPQRRVMDPWGIVALNNRAYIVGWDVERGAERSFRAIRVSQVRKVRSDEFISTERDLQDVVEESLRGPTTTATVQVSGPVPELTELIEQGVPGDEHGEHWIFENVERDWLVRTIASYGDEVIVVKPDDVRADVIALLEAARER
- a CDS encoding helix-turn-helix transcriptional regulator encodes the protein MKDSPEKITDLVRSLNLVPYLRQHPDASVMEIARDLGLTPQEVMGALNRLHVSGVGKGPGEMIDLVAEWSGVTVIDDQGLDKPLRLTPTEANALLLTLETLETIPGLIDQKAVTSAAAKIRDVVNSPGVTDIIADSDPGPAAVISQALAGKRQLNLEYYSPSSNTTRTRQVSPDNLFHRDGQTYLRAWENGEQKTFRLDRVRQAALIDEPAVAETGRFDANDPFGFGDKQVAELLIAPEATWLVDYWEIELGQRSSTAGDRGWWHATMPFGSPEWLIRFALSQADRVRVVSPQAIAEEIAHRADSARRRYDRANSPD
- the tatA gene encoding Sec-independent protein translocase subunit TatA produces the protein MPNVGWVEFILILVVILLLFGAKKLPDLARSMGRSARIFKSEVKEMQDDNEQPQQQSQLTQAQQEQDFWDRPENQPTAHPEQLPQQQNPQNQ